The DNA sequence GAGCTTCTGGACGTGACTGACGGAAGCAAGCTGAGCGAGCTGGTGAAGAGACACAGGGCCGACACGGTGCTCCACCTAGCCGGCATACTCTCGGCCAACGCGGAGAAGAACCCCCAACTGGCCTGGTCGGTGAACATGAACGGTCTCTACAATGCCCTGGAGGTCGCCCGTCAGGAGAACTGCTCCTTCTTCTTCCCCAGCTCCATAGCGGCCTTC is a window from the Dethiosulfovibrio russensis genome containing:
- a CDS encoding NAD-dependent epimerase/dehydratase family protein, whose translation is MKRIVVTGGLGQIGTELIRRLRKEYGNDCVLATDVKEEGSDRLGEGPFELLDVTDGSKLSELVKRHRADTVLHLAGILSANAEKNPQLAWSVNMNGLYNALEVARQENCSFFFPSSIAAF